A single genomic interval of Streptomyces sp. 1222.5 harbors:
- a CDS encoding AlpA family transcriptional regulator has translation MSTASHTGADPRATLRAGLPDRYLTPDDIAEMFEVPKETVYQWRKKRIGPPGFRVGKYVRYDPAAVRDWVAERSAIADAA, from the coding sequence ATGAGCACGGCCTCTCACACGGGCGCCGACCCGCGCGCCACACTGCGGGCCGGCCTCCCGGACCGGTATCTCACCCCAGACGACATCGCCGAGATGTTCGAGGTACCGAAGGAAACCGTCTACCAGTGGCGGAAGAAGCGCATCGGTCCTCCCGGCTTCCGTGTCGGCAAGTACGTCCGCTACGACCCGGCCGCCGTACGCGACTGGGTCGCCGAACGGAGCGCCATCGCCGACGCAGCCTGA
- a CDS encoding flavoprotein: MEPAIERGWQVAVTLTPTAGHWLRLSGEAERLEVLTGLPVRHEPRLPGETRPHPQVDCYVVAPASANTVAKLALGLMDNQALTQVGEAIGTLALPVVVFPRVNAAHVRHPSWQHHVQTLRSGGVHVVDGPAVWPLYEPREAPAGRDLPWQAVLNTVEEVSK, from the coding sequence GTGGAACCCGCGATCGAGCGCGGATGGCAGGTCGCCGTCACACTCACGCCGACCGCCGGTCACTGGCTGAGGCTCAGCGGTGAAGCCGAGCGACTCGAGGTGCTGACGGGTCTTCCCGTCCGCCACGAACCGCGACTACCTGGCGAGACTCGGCCGCATCCGCAGGTCGACTGCTACGTGGTCGCTCCCGCCTCGGCTAACACGGTGGCAAAGCTCGCTCTGGGACTGATGGACAACCAGGCGTTGACGCAGGTGGGTGAGGCGATCGGCACGCTCGCGCTGCCCGTCGTTGTCTTCCCTCGCGTAAACGCTGCGCACGTCCGCCACCCGTCTTGGCAGCACCATGTCCAGACCCTTCGATCCGGCGGCGTGCACGTCGTAGACGGCCCGGCCGTATGGCCCCTCTATGAACCGCGCGAGGCGCCGGCAGGCCGCGACCTTCCATGGCAGGCAGTACTGAACACGGTGGAAGAGGTCAGCAAATGA
- a CDS encoding RRQRL motif-containing zinc-binding protein, protein MGAVPVYRWRLAPDGLATRRQLRALGLRPGGQDVTAQLERPRRRRSPLIAYLYAIDQAKPVRPMTPAKWAPLAKANAARRRCPECGRDAGYVIPTSLGMCSPCAYPEEQRVA, encoded by the coding sequence ATGGGTGCCGTCCCGGTCTACCGGTGGCGGCTGGCACCTGACGGCTTGGCCACCCGCCGGCAACTCCGTGCCCTGGGGTTGCGGCCGGGTGGTCAGGACGTGACCGCCCAACTCGAGCGGCCCCGACGCCGCCGTAGCCCGCTCATCGCCTACCTGTACGCGATCGACCAGGCCAAGCCCGTACGCCCGATGACGCCCGCGAAGTGGGCGCCCCTGGCGAAGGCGAACGCCGCACGGCGCCGGTGTCCCGAGTGCGGCCGGGATGCCGGATACGTCATCCCTACCTCACTCGGCATGTGCAGCCCGTGCGCTTATCCCGAGGAACAGCGCGTCGCATAG
- a CDS encoding DUF6284 family protein: MKHIVALQPVVTGSEYDREPTAAELDAIERELPLIAAEVELLDVQISTLDRPVTEVDTRRLRRARRKVLAARRALANRYSVGEAA; encoded by the coding sequence ATGAAGCACATCGTTGCACTTCAGCCGGTTGTTACCGGCAGCGAGTACGACCGCGAGCCCACGGCCGCGGAGCTGGACGCGATCGAGCGGGAGCTCCCGCTCATCGCGGCGGAGGTCGAGTTGCTGGACGTGCAGATCAGCACCTTGGACCGTCCGGTGACGGAGGTGGACACCCGGCGGCTGCGCCGGGCCCGCCGCAAGGTGCTGGCCGCCCGACGCGCCCTGGCGAACCGCTACAGCGTGGGGGAGGCAGCGTGA
- a CDS encoding bifunctional DNA primase/polymerase yields MPEPPSILTADLSCLPLLAAALTAAERGWPVIPLRPNGKRPAGHAEEYCPGNGRCADGHKTPEQRATTDPNLIHAAWAHQPYNVGIATGPAGLLVIDLDPVKPEEPKGAPDGATSLAALCERTGQVLPATYRVRTARGEHLYFTAPAGVRLKCSANRLGPHIDTRAWGGYVVAPGSTTPAGTYEVADDAPVAPLPEWLAALLAEPARPATVIPVQPRDGTRAARTALERECAVIAAAGEGGPDGRNNTLHKGACKVARFVAWGDLPREVAEQAIQGAGEATGLPPAECRTTIRSAMDWVIAHATPRKAA; encoded by the coding sequence ATGCCCGAACCTCCCAGCATCCTCACCGCCGACCTGTCCTGCCTGCCCCTGCTCGCCGCAGCACTGACAGCGGCCGAGCGCGGCTGGCCCGTCATCCCGCTACGCCCCAACGGCAAACGCCCCGCCGGGCACGCAGAGGAGTACTGCCCCGGCAACGGACGCTGCGCAGACGGCCACAAAACCCCCGAGCAGCGGGCCACCACCGACCCGAATCTGATCCACGCCGCATGGGCGCACCAGCCCTACAACGTCGGCATCGCTACCGGCCCGGCCGGGCTGCTCGTCATCGACCTGGACCCGGTCAAGCCGGAAGAGCCGAAAGGAGCGCCTGACGGCGCAACTTCCCTTGCGGCGCTCTGCGAGCGCACCGGGCAGGTGCTCCCCGCCACCTACCGGGTGCGGACCGCGCGCGGTGAACACCTCTACTTCACCGCCCCCGCCGGGGTGCGGCTGAAGTGCAGTGCGAACCGTCTCGGGCCGCACATCGACACCCGTGCGTGGGGCGGCTACGTAGTCGCCCCCGGCAGCACCACCCCCGCCGGCACCTACGAGGTAGCCGACGATGCACCGGTCGCGCCTCTCCCTGAGTGGCTGGCCGCGCTGCTCGCCGAGCCCGCCAGGCCCGCGACCGTCATTCCGGTGCAGCCCAGGGACGGCACCCGGGCCGCGCGCACCGCGCTGGAACGCGAATGCGCGGTCATCGCCGCGGCGGGCGAGGGCGGGCCGGACGGCCGCAACAATACCCTTCACAAGGGCGCCTGCAAGGTGGCCCGGTTCGTGGCGTGGGGCGACCTCCCGCGCGAGGTGGCGGAGCAGGCAATCCAGGGGGCGGGGGAGGCGACCGGACTCCCGCCGGCCGAGTGCCGCACGACCATCCGCAGCGCCATGGACTGGGTCATCGCCCACGCCACACCGCGGAAAGCCGCATGA
- a CDS encoding YfjI family protein, whose translation MTAPDTGSDLWEGFDHIEPEQITGPAWDEPVPLKARPALPAFPVNALPDWLAAMVQGVAEETQTPTDLAGCLALAAIATAAGGRVKVCVRGHWREPVNIYTAVALDPGNRKSAVFDLLMRPLLAAEKALIELSGPARAEAETTQRLAKAAADKAAAKAANADPEQRGQLTAEAVSLAQTADEMTVPAVPQLVADDVTPENVGTLLHEQGGRISCLSAEGELFDIIAGRYTGKPNMGMFLKGHAGDMIRVNRQGREAQHIDAPAVTIGLAVQPEVLDALNRIDGADGRGLLARFLYSKPLSLVGRRNLTPELLDEEVAATYAKRLGGLTIALAGWTDPALLQLTPEADAVLLAFQRVTESRLGPDGSLAPIVKWAAKRDGAVARIAGLLHLAAHPEDGWHKPIAAATMAAATELGDYFTAHALDVFTVMSADPAHDAALTVLTTLASNRPEQFTKRQLFRMLRRADFPAIGDLDPALSLLEEHGWVRQLPAPPRTGRGGRPPSPRYETHPRITRAL comes from the coding sequence ATGACTGCCCCCGACACGGGATCGGATCTGTGGGAAGGGTTCGACCACATCGAGCCCGAGCAGATCACCGGCCCTGCCTGGGATGAACCCGTCCCCCTCAAGGCACGACCCGCCCTCCCCGCCTTCCCCGTCAACGCTCTGCCCGACTGGCTGGCCGCCATGGTGCAGGGAGTCGCTGAGGAGACCCAGACCCCGACCGACCTCGCCGGGTGCCTGGCGCTTGCCGCCATCGCCACGGCAGCCGGCGGGCGGGTGAAGGTGTGCGTGCGCGGGCATTGGCGCGAGCCGGTGAACATCTACACCGCCGTCGCGCTGGACCCCGGCAACCGCAAGTCCGCCGTGTTCGACCTGCTGATGCGGCCTTTGCTCGCCGCTGAGAAGGCCCTCATCGAGCTGTCGGGCCCGGCACGAGCCGAAGCCGAGACCACCCAGCGTCTGGCCAAGGCCGCAGCCGACAAGGCCGCCGCCAAGGCCGCGAACGCCGACCCCGAGCAACGCGGCCAACTGACTGCTGAGGCCGTCTCCCTGGCGCAGACGGCCGATGAGATGACGGTGCCCGCAGTGCCGCAGCTCGTGGCCGACGACGTCACGCCTGAGAACGTCGGCACGCTGCTCCACGAACAGGGCGGGCGGATCTCCTGCCTCAGCGCCGAAGGAGAGCTGTTCGACATTATCGCCGGCCGCTACACCGGTAAGCCCAACATGGGCATGTTCCTCAAAGGCCACGCAGGCGACATGATCCGCGTCAACCGCCAAGGCCGCGAAGCCCAGCACATCGACGCCCCGGCCGTCACCATCGGCCTGGCCGTCCAGCCCGAAGTGCTGGACGCCCTCAACCGGATCGACGGAGCCGACGGGCGCGGCCTGCTCGCCCGGTTCCTCTACTCCAAGCCCCTCTCCCTGGTCGGGCGGCGCAACCTCACCCCCGAGCTGCTCGACGAAGAAGTGGCCGCCACCTACGCCAAGCGGCTGGGCGGTCTCACGATCGCCCTCGCCGGATGGACCGACCCCGCTCTCCTGCAGCTCACCCCGGAAGCCGATGCGGTGCTGCTTGCCTTCCAGCGGGTCACGGAATCCCGGCTCGGTCCGGACGGCTCCCTGGCCCCCATCGTGAAGTGGGCGGCCAAGCGGGACGGGGCCGTGGCCCGCATCGCCGGACTGCTGCACCTGGCCGCCCACCCCGAGGACGGCTGGCACAAGCCCATCGCCGCCGCCACCATGGCCGCCGCAACCGAACTGGGCGACTACTTCACCGCCCACGCCCTGGACGTCTTCACCGTCATGAGCGCCGACCCCGCCCACGACGCAGCCCTAACCGTCCTGACCACCCTCGCCAGCAACCGGCCCGAGCAGTTCACCAAACGCCAGCTATTCCGGATGCTGCGCCGGGCCGACTTCCCCGCCATCGGCGACCTCGACCCCGCCCTGAGCCTGCTCGAAGAACACGGCTGGGTCCGCCAACTCCCCGCCCCACCACGCACCGGGCGCGGCGGGCGGCCACCCTCCCCGCGCTACGAAACCCACCCCCGCATCACCCGCGCCCTCTGA
- a CDS encoding DUF2637 domain-containing protein: MNSVQTRSAERALSGGTWLIVCGAMLYSILTVTPLMADHTADDWDWTAPILPLVVDAAVVIVVKLDDVLARLGGHGGRWPVVLRWMTGLMTLALNTADSALKKDLVGVAVHSVAPLLLIATAETSLAYRRAIATAVARLEQQQRTEREAAERAARERAEADRWQAREEREHTAKLDREQREHEAALVREQAEREERRWREEQRRQAEQQAAERAEREHREQVREQREREREQAERDALARRAREHAERQARERREHEEHARQAERERAELLARGPAESKLPEDEARRIVSAAFAAELSVRAAAELCGWSVGWVSARYAEHRPPGGAELAIASR, from the coding sequence ATGAACAGCGTTCAGACGCGTTCAGCAGAGCGCGCCCTGTCCGGCGGGACGTGGCTGATCGTGTGCGGGGCGATGCTCTACTCGATCCTCACCGTCACGCCACTCATGGCCGATCACACGGCGGACGACTGGGACTGGACGGCCCCGATTCTGCCGCTGGTGGTGGATGCTGCGGTGGTCATCGTGGTCAAGCTCGATGACGTCCTCGCCCGCCTGGGCGGCCACGGCGGACGCTGGCCCGTCGTGCTGCGGTGGATGACCGGTCTGATGACCCTCGCCCTCAACACCGCCGACTCCGCACTGAAGAAAGACCTGGTCGGCGTAGCTGTCCACTCCGTGGCACCCCTGCTTCTGATCGCCACCGCGGAGACTTCGCTGGCCTACCGGCGGGCGATCGCCACAGCGGTCGCACGGCTGGAACAGCAGCAGCGTACCGAGCGGGAAGCAGCCGAGCGGGCCGCCCGCGAGCGGGCGGAAGCCGACCGCTGGCAGGCCCGTGAAGAACGCGAACACACGGCGAAGCTGGACCGTGAACAGCGCGAGCATGAGGCCGCCCTGGTCCGTGAGCAGGCGGAGCGGGAGGAGCGGCGCTGGCGCGAGGAGCAGCGGCGGCAGGCCGAGCAGCAGGCTGCGGAGCGGGCCGAGCGTGAACACCGTGAACAGGTACGTGAACAGCGTGAGCGGGAGCGTGAGCAGGCCGAGCGCGACGCCCTCGCCCGCCGCGCTCGCGAGCACGCGGAGCGGCAGGCGCGTGAACGCCGCGAACACGAAGAGCATGCGCGGCAGGCCGAGCGTGAACGCGCTGAGCTGCTCGCGCGCGGCCCGGCTGAGAGCAAGCTCCCCGAGGACGAGGCTCGTCGGATCGTGTCTGCCGCGTTCGCCGCGGAACTGTCGGTGCGCGCTGCTGCGGAGCTGTGCGGCTGGTCGGTCGGCTGGGTGTCGGCCCGGTATGCCGAGCACCGGCCGCCGGGTGGGGCTGAGCTGGCCATCGCGAGCCGGTGA
- a CDS encoding GMC family oxidoreductase: MSLAGLVSALIADDGGADWTRRVPARLETTLAALPFAARAGVRAAARGMDAYAVVRTGRTLSALTAPERESVLAELAARPGLQPLLDVLKVPVLMAAGTERMLQDGPSPRAVPRADPPLDLTPASDWPARSTADAVVIGSGAGGATAARTLARAGLDVVVLEEGRHHSTESFGRRPPLDRFTELYRDGGATVAVGAPPLLLPVGRAVGGTTVVNSGTCYRTPDRVLNRWSKDFGFTLAEGFDRYLDEAERALKVAVQPLDVLGDNGRLTLAGARELGWRAAPLRRNAPGCRGSCQCVVGCPTGAKQSVQLSVLPDACAAGARIVTGARAERVLVDADRPGGPRAAGVRVRRDGAGFEILAPLVVVAAGALQSPQLLRRSGLGRHPRLGHNLSVHPATSVAGRFAEPVTAWKGVLQSVGVEEHHSRGVLIEATATPPGMGSFVLPGLGAELRRELEGADRLATLGAMIADRPSGRVLGRDRTLLRYDLDRRDAGRLMHAVRAMGELLFAAGAEEVLTGIPATPRVRSLAELDTVLAGTSARQLHLTAYHPTGTVAAGADPQRCPADPEGRLRGVRGVLVADASALPSCPQVNPQVSIMAAALAITEAHTGR; the protein is encoded by the coding sequence ATGAGCCTCGCCGGACTCGTGTCCGCCCTCATCGCCGACGACGGAGGCGCCGACTGGACCCGCCGCGTCCCCGCCCGACTGGAGACGACGCTCGCCGCCCTGCCGTTCGCCGCCCGGGCCGGGGTCCGGGCGGCGGCGCGCGGCATGGACGCCTACGCCGTCGTGCGCACCGGCCGCACCCTGAGCGCCCTGACCGCCCCCGAAAGGGAGTCCGTGCTGGCGGAACTGGCCGCGCGCCCCGGCCTCCAGCCGCTGCTGGACGTGCTCAAGGTGCCCGTCCTCATGGCGGCCGGCACCGAGCGGATGCTCCAGGACGGCCCCTCCCCGCGCGCCGTCCCGCGCGCGGACCCGCCCCTCGACCTGACGCCCGCGTCCGACTGGCCCGCCCGCTCCACCGCCGACGCGGTGGTCATCGGCTCGGGCGCGGGCGGGGCGACGGCCGCCCGGACCCTGGCCCGCGCGGGACTGGACGTGGTCGTCCTCGAAGAGGGACGGCACCACAGCACCGAGTCGTTCGGCCGGCGCCCGCCCCTGGACCGGTTCACCGAGCTGTACCGCGACGGCGGAGCGACCGTCGCCGTCGGCGCCCCGCCGCTGCTGCTGCCGGTGGGCCGCGCCGTCGGCGGTACGACCGTGGTCAACTCCGGTACCTGCTACCGCACTCCGGACCGTGTCCTGAACCGCTGGAGCAAGGACTTCGGGTTCACGCTCGCCGAAGGCTTCGACCGGTACCTGGACGAGGCCGAGCGCGCGCTGAAGGTGGCCGTCCAGCCTCTCGACGTCCTCGGCGACAACGGCCGTCTGACGCTCGCCGGAGCCCGGGAACTCGGCTGGCGGGCAGCCCCCCTGCGCCGCAACGCGCCGGGCTGCCGGGGCTCCTGCCAGTGCGTGGTGGGCTGTCCCACCGGCGCCAAGCAGAGCGTCCAGCTCTCCGTACTGCCCGACGCCTGCGCCGCGGGAGCACGCATCGTCACCGGGGCGCGGGCCGAGCGCGTCCTCGTCGACGCGGACCGGCCCGGGGGCCCGCGGGCGGCGGGCGTGCGGGTACGCCGGGACGGCGCCGGGTTCGAGATCCTCGCGCCGCTCGTCGTCGTCGCCGCGGGCGCCCTGCAGTCCCCCCAGCTCCTGCGCCGCTCCGGCCTCGGCCGGCACCCGCGCCTCGGTCACAACCTCAGCGTCCACCCGGCCACGAGCGTCGCCGGACGCTTCGCCGAACCGGTCACCGCGTGGAAGGGCGTGCTGCAGAGCGTCGGAGTGGAGGAGCACCACTCGCGGGGCGTCCTCATCGAGGCCACCGCCACCCCGCCCGGGATGGGCTCCTTCGTCCTCCCCGGACTGGGAGCCGAGTTGCGCCGCGAACTGGAGGGCGCCGACCGGCTCGCCACGCTCGGCGCGATGATCGCCGACCGTCCCTCGGGCCGGGTCCTCGGCCGCGACCGCACCCTGCTCCGCTACGACCTGGACCGCCGGGACGCCGGCCGGCTGATGCACGCCGTACGCGCCATGGGCGAGTTGCTGTTCGCCGCGGGCGCCGAGGAAGTGCTCACCGGCATTCCGGCCACGCCCCGGGTGCGTAGTCTCGCGGAGCTGGACACCGTCCTCGCCGGTACCAGCGCGCGGCAACTGCATCTGACGGCGTACCACCCCACCGGCACGGTCGCCGCGGGCGCGGACCCGCAGCGCTGCCCGGCCGACCCGGAGGGCCGCCTGCGCGGTGTGCGGGGGGTGCTCGTCGCCGACGCCTCGGCGCTTCCCAGCTGCCCGCAAGTGAACCCGCAGGTGAGCATCATGGCAGCGGCGCTGGCGATCACCGAGGCGCACACCGGCCGTTGA
- a CDS encoding TOPRIM nucleotidyl transferase/hydrolase domain-containing protein, whose protein sequence is MADMGEFRDAVTAWAAGAPGDPARELAARLSVGAVVLLEGPSDVAAVSALAARRGRNPAAEGVCVLSMGGAMNVGRFAGLLGPPGLGLRLTGLCDEAERRYYARGWERADVARQEFFVCAADLEDELIRALGVTRVAELIGAEGDERALQTFLRQPAQQGRTSRQQLRRFLGTKKGRKIHYGRVLVEALDADQVPAPLDALLSSL, encoded by the coding sequence ATGGCTGACATGGGGGAGTTCCGGGACGCGGTCACGGCATGGGCGGCCGGTGCTCCCGGCGACCCCGCACGGGAGCTGGCCGCGCGGCTGTCCGTCGGGGCGGTCGTACTCCTGGAAGGGCCGAGCGACGTCGCGGCGGTGAGCGCTCTCGCCGCACGCCGTGGCCGGAACCCGGCGGCCGAGGGAGTCTGCGTCCTGTCGATGGGCGGCGCGATGAACGTCGGCCGCTTCGCCGGCCTCCTCGGACCGCCCGGTCTGGGCCTGCGCCTCACCGGACTGTGCGACGAGGCCGAGCGTCGCTACTACGCCCGCGGCTGGGAGCGGGCCGATGTGGCGCGGCAGGAATTCTTCGTCTGCGCGGCCGACCTGGAGGACGAGCTCATCCGCGCACTCGGCGTGACACGGGTGGCGGAGCTGATCGGGGCGGAGGGGGACGAGCGGGCCCTGCAGACGTTCCTGCGTCAGCCCGCCCAGCAAGGCCGCACCTCCCGGCAGCAGTTGCGGCGCTTCCTCGGCACGAAGAAGGGCCGCAAGATCCACTACGGCCGCGTCCTCGTCGAGGCCCTCGACGCCGACCAGGTGCCCGCCCCGCTCGACGCACTGCTCAGCAGCCTCTGA
- a CDS encoding SGNH/GDSL hydrolase family protein, with the protein MRQSRTASRVSSVLLAAVCTVAGPATARPAPGPAALAYVALGDSYSSGVGAGDYLSAGLSCLRSTRSYPALWAAAHAPSSFSFTACNGAHTGDVLKKQLGPLGPRTGLVSLTVGGSDSGFARVMATCALPGRTACLSAITAARSFVAGTLPGNLEVLYSAIRAKAPAARVVVLGYPHFYQLHGGCSRGLQDVERAALNDAVDGLNAVIAARAVAHGFTFADARTAFAGHEICSANPWMRSVDWLDPMQSYHPTAPGQSLGYLPLLSGAV; encoded by the coding sequence ATGAGACAGTCCCGCACAGCGTCCCGCGTGTCCTCGGTCCTCCTCGCCGCCGTGTGCACCGTCGCCGGTCCGGCGACCGCGCGTCCGGCGCCCGGCCCGGCAGCCCTGGCCTACGTGGCGCTCGGCGACTCCTACTCGTCGGGTGTCGGGGCCGGCGACTACCTCTCCGCCGGCCTGTCCTGCCTGCGCAGCACCCGGTCGTACCCCGCCCTGTGGGCCGCGGCCCACGCGCCGTCCTCGTTCAGCTTCACCGCGTGCAACGGCGCGCACACCGGCGACGTGCTGAAGAAGCAACTCGGCCCGCTGGGGCCGCGCACCGGACTGGTCAGCCTCACGGTCGGCGGCAGCGACTCGGGCTTCGCGAGGGTCATGGCCACCTGCGCGCTGCCCGGCCGGACCGCCTGCCTGTCCGCCATCACCGCGGCCCGCTCGTTCGTGGCGGGCACCCTGCCGGGCAATCTCGAGGTGCTGTACTCGGCCATCAGGGCCAAGGCGCCGGCCGCGCGTGTCGTGGTGCTCGGCTACCCGCACTTCTACCAGCTCCACGGCGGCTGTTCGCGCGGTCTCCAGGACGTGGAGCGGGCCGCCCTCAACGACGCCGTGGACGGCCTGAACGCGGTGATCGCCGCCCGTGCGGTCGCCCACGGGTTCACGTTCGCGGACGCCCGGACCGCCTTCGCCGGGCACGAGATCTGTTCGGCGAACCCGTGGATGCGCAGCGTCGACTGGCTGGATCCCATGCAGTCGTACCACCCGACGGCCCCCGGGCAGTCCCTCGGCTATCTGCCCCTGCTCAGCGGCGCGGTGTGA
- a CDS encoding GntR family transcriptional regulator → MTESPEAPKQTPTAKEIAAEFRRKITGTEPAYGPGDRLPAARALAKERGVQLMTVQSAYSQLRDEGLVLSQQGRGTFVRDPSVPLGTEPGSSPAFSALAAELSTIHDALRVLGERLDRLEQLVGSEPPPVS, encoded by the coding sequence ATGACCGAGAGCCCCGAAGCGCCCAAGCAGACGCCTACGGCCAAAGAGATCGCGGCGGAGTTCCGCAGGAAGATCACCGGCACTGAACCGGCGTACGGACCGGGTGACCGTCTTCCTGCCGCTCGCGCGCTCGCCAAAGAGCGTGGCGTTCAGCTCATGACAGTTCAGAGCGCCTACAGCCAGCTCCGTGACGAAGGGCTCGTCCTCAGTCAGCAAGGGCGTGGCACCTTCGTTCGCGACCCGTCCGTACCCCTCGGCACCGAGCCGGGAAGTAGCCCCGCCTTTTCCGCTCTTGCTGCGGAGCTCAGCACGATCCATGACGCCCTGCGGGTACTTGGGGAGCGGCTCGACCGCCTGGAGCAGCTTGTCGGTAGTGAGCCTCCACCCGTGTCGTGA
- a CDS encoding site-specific integrase gives MAGHIQDRWYKTEGGPDGKSRRVKTDRYGNGMRYRARYIGPDGSEKSKSFPDRHRREAELWLAQVRTDMERGQYIDPKSARMTFQQYAERWVASQTIDSLDTAERQIRLHAFPYIGSRPLGTFQPAHIRTWLRQMKDAGIPGTYAVHIYGNVRAVLAAAVDDGFLARNPCSAKSVRPPTAEAKRVIPWLPERVFGIRAALPERYQAMTDVGAGCGLRQGEIFGLAAEAVDFDANTLHVFRQVKLVQGGKPVFAPPKCNKDRNVPLPAAVADRLQAHMLQHTPTEVTLPWKTLDGPPVTCRLIFTGKFGAIRRGTFNDSVWKPSLVAAGVIPERESGERYPAAREHGMHALRHFYASVLLDAGENIKAVSEYLGHADPAMTLRVYAHLMPSSRDRARRALDTVFRDAEANA, from the coding sequence ATGGCTGGCCACATCCAAGACCGCTGGTACAAGACTGAGGGCGGCCCCGACGGTAAGTCTCGCCGAGTCAAAACCGACCGCTACGGGAACGGTATGCGTTACCGCGCCCGATACATCGGCCCCGACGGCAGTGAGAAGTCCAAGAGCTTTCCCGATCGACACCGGAGAGAGGCTGAACTTTGGCTGGCTCAAGTCCGCACAGACATGGAACGCGGCCAGTACATCGACCCTAAAAGTGCGCGCATGACCTTCCAGCAGTACGCCGAGCGGTGGGTTGCCTCCCAGACCATCGACTCCCTTGACACAGCAGAACGACAGATTCGGCTGCATGCCTTTCCGTACATTGGCTCAAGGCCTCTTGGCACTTTCCAGCCTGCTCACATCAGGACCTGGTTGCGGCAGATGAAGGACGCAGGGATTCCGGGCACCTACGCTGTCCATATTTACGGCAACGTGCGCGCTGTCCTCGCCGCAGCAGTTGACGATGGATTCCTCGCGCGGAACCCATGCAGCGCGAAGTCTGTCCGACCGCCGACGGCAGAAGCCAAGCGCGTCATTCCCTGGCTGCCAGAGCGCGTCTTTGGGATTCGTGCCGCCCTGCCTGAGCGCTACCAGGCCATGACAGATGTCGGTGCCGGATGCGGCCTGCGACAAGGCGAAATCTTCGGACTCGCCGCAGAGGCGGTGGACTTCGACGCCAACACCCTGCACGTCTTTCGCCAGGTGAAGTTGGTGCAAGGAGGAAAGCCGGTGTTCGCACCGCCCAAGTGCAACAAGGATCGGAATGTGCCGCTGCCAGCGGCTGTGGCTGACAGGCTGCAAGCCCACATGCTTCAGCACACACCGACCGAGGTCACTTTGCCGTGGAAGACGCTCGATGGCCCGCCTGTAACCTGCCGCCTGATCTTCACCGGGAAGTTCGGGGCCATCCGACGAGGCACCTTCAATGACTCTGTCTGGAAGCCCAGCCTGGTCGCTGCTGGTGTCATCCCTGAACGAGAGAGCGGCGAGCGGTACCCGGCGGCCCGAGAGCATGGCATGCATGCTCTGAGGCACTTCTATGCCTCGGTCCTGCTCGACGCAGGGGAGAACATTAAAGCTGTCAGTGAGTACCTGGGACACGCTGACCCCGCGATGACGCTTAGGGTTTACGCGCACCTCATGCCCAGCAGTCGCGATCGGGCCCGACGAGCCCTGGACACGGTGTTCCGAGATGCCGAGGCGAACGCCTGA